A stretch of Microbulbifer bruguierae DNA encodes these proteins:
- a CDS encoding YciI family protein, with amino-acid sequence MIIRKADANTEAEVMPTQADFEAMGRYNEQMLNDGVFIDGTGLKPSSYGARIDFHDGQPVVTDGPFTETKELIAGFTLFEAASKAEAIERVKQWPPSDGDGNVSLELRQLYEMADFEEGEGLDVHKDMDARMQRQPASICPHLSFEGNCAEALTFYAEVLGGDLQMMMTYRDSPMASDFGDAWQDKVIHGTIAIGKLKLSGCDVPPGRYHKPQGLDVQISFPEVERARAAFCELADQGTISMPFEETFWSKGFGMVTDRFGIAWMVNTDSPNEP; translated from the coding sequence ATGATTATTCGCAAAGCCGACGCCAACACCGAAGCCGAAGTCATGCCCACCCAGGCCGATTTTGAAGCCATGGGGCGCTACAACGAACAGATGCTCAATGACGGCGTGTTCATCGATGGCACGGGCCTGAAGCCGAGCAGCTATGGTGCGCGCATCGATTTTCACGATGGCCAGCCGGTAGTGACCGATGGCCCGTTTACCGAAACCAAAGAGCTGATCGCTGGCTTCACCCTGTTCGAAGCTGCCTCAAAAGCGGAAGCCATCGAGCGGGTCAAACAGTGGCCGCCTTCCGATGGCGACGGCAATGTGTCGCTGGAACTGCGACAGCTGTACGAAATGGCGGATTTTGAAGAGGGTGAAGGACTCGATGTGCACAAGGATATGGACGCACGAATGCAGCGCCAGCCCGCCAGCATTTGTCCGCACCTCAGTTTCGAGGGAAATTGCGCAGAGGCGCTGACCTTCTACGCAGAGGTGCTGGGCGGTGATCTTCAAATGATGATGACCTACCGCGATTCGCCGATGGCGAGTGATTTCGGCGACGCGTGGCAGGACAAAGTCATCCACGGCACTATCGCCATCGGCAAACTCAAACTCTCGGGCTGCGATGTGCCTCCCGGTCGCTATCACAAGCCGCAGGGGCTGGACGTGCAAATCAGCTTTCCGGAAGTAGAGCGCGCCCGCGCCGCGTTCTGCGAGCTGGCCGATCAGGGCACCATCAGCATGCCCTTCGAGGAAACCTTCTGGTCCAAAGGGTTTGGCATGGTCACCGACCGCTTCGGCATTGCCTGGATGGTGAATACCGATTCTCCCAACGAGCCGTAA
- a CDS encoding YciI family protein, which yields MKYLALVYYDEKLMEHKSQQEWDALNRECIACVEDLSSSGHYITGSPLLPTSSATTVRVRDNRVTVTDGPFAETKEQLAGFYMLEARDLNEAIALAGKIPPARYGSVEVRPARELMDTDNEAGGNAG from the coding sequence ATGAAATACCTGGCACTGGTCTATTACGACGAGAAACTGATGGAGCACAAATCCCAGCAGGAGTGGGATGCACTCAACCGGGAGTGCATCGCCTGTGTCGAGGACCTGAGTAGCAGTGGACACTACATTACCGGCAGCCCGCTGTTGCCCACCAGTTCCGCCACCACCGTGCGGGTACGCGATAACCGCGTCACCGTCACTGATGGCCCCTTTGCGGAAACCAAAGAACAGCTCGCCGGCTTTTATATGCTGGAAGCCAGGGATCTGAACGAGGCTATCGCTCTCGCGGGGAAGATTCCACCAGCCCGCTACGGCTCGGTGGAAGTGCGCCCGGCGCGGGAATTGATGGACACAGACAATGAAGCCGGTGGCAACGCCGGTTAA
- a CDS encoding YciI family protein, whose protein sequence is MKNYLAMYLGTPNSMKGWENLSEEEQQQRMQEGMAAWGGWMEKHSDILVAAGGPLGKTKRIDPDGITDTSNNMTGYVIVQAESHEDAARLFEHHPHFSIFPGDCVEVMECMPIPTL, encoded by the coding sequence ATGAAAAACTATCTCGCCATGTACCTCGGCACCCCGAATTCAATGAAAGGCTGGGAAAACCTGTCAGAAGAGGAACAGCAGCAACGCATGCAGGAAGGTATGGCGGCCTGGGGTGGCTGGATGGAAAAGCACAGCGATATTCTTGTCGCAGCCGGCGGCCCGCTGGGCAAGACCAAGCGCATTGATCCCGACGGCATCACCGACACCAGCAACAACATGACCGGCTACGTCATTGTGCAGGCGGAGTCCCACGAAGACGCCGCCAGGCTTTTTGAACATCACCCGCATTTCAGCATCTTCCCGGGTGACTGCGTGGAAGTGATGGAGTGTATGCCGATCCCTACCCTTTGA
- a CDS encoding DEAD/DEAH box helicase, protein MTFRTLGLSAPILQALEDKGYSTPTEIQRKAIPAILEGRDIIATAQTGTGKTAAFVLPILQALGGERQRRAKRIRALILVPTRELAMQVEDNVQQYGKHLAVTSMAMVGGVDLEPQKQQLIEGVDIVVATPGRLLDLARQRALHFDELEVLVLDEADRMLDMGFIDDLEKIIARLPGRRQSLLFSATMSRQVRSLADIVVEIPVEFSIAGNKKTAPKISQWLIAVDKHNKSALLSHLVTERNWKQALIFIRTQHGAAKLVSQLEKRGIKAEAIHGGKSQASRSKILADFKSGELNILIATGVAARGIDIDELERVVNYDLPDDVDEYIHRIGRTGRAGSSGEAISLVSRDDFKRLCAVERRLGKIIDRVIIEEFPVVKDLPASNLNFSARKNKPAKQAGRATKAAQPASTKPEAKTPWGSIKK, encoded by the coding sequence ATGACATTCCGCACCCTAGGATTGAGCGCCCCGATCCTGCAAGCCCTTGAAGACAAGGGCTATTCGACTCCCACCGAGATCCAGCGCAAGGCGATTCCCGCCATTCTGGAAGGTCGGGACATTATCGCGACTGCACAGACAGGCACCGGGAAAACTGCGGCCTTTGTACTGCCGATACTGCAAGCGCTGGGTGGTGAGCGCCAACGACGTGCCAAGCGTATTCGCGCGCTGATTCTGGTGCCCACCCGCGAACTGGCGATGCAGGTAGAAGACAATGTCCAGCAGTATGGAAAGCATCTGGCGGTGACTTCCATGGCGATGGTGGGTGGTGTTGACCTGGAGCCGCAAAAACAGCAATTGATTGAAGGCGTAGATATTGTGGTCGCCACACCGGGACGCTTGCTCGATCTGGCACGCCAGCGCGCACTCCATTTTGATGAGCTGGAAGTGTTGGTGCTGGATGAAGCCGACAGAATGCTGGATATGGGGTTTATTGACGATCTCGAAAAAATCATTGCGCGCCTGCCAGGGCGACGCCAGAGCCTGCTGTTTTCCGCAACGATGTCACGCCAGGTAAGATCGCTGGCCGATATCGTGGTCGAAATCCCTGTTGAATTTTCCATTGCGGGCAATAAGAAAACCGCCCCGAAGATTTCCCAGTGGTTGATTGCCGTCGACAAGCACAATAAATCGGCGCTTCTCAGCCATCTGGTGACGGAGCGCAACTGGAAACAGGCATTAATCTTTATTCGCACCCAGCACGGCGCGGCGAAGCTGGTGAGCCAGTTGGAAAAGCGCGGGATCAAAGCGGAAGCCATTCATGGCGGCAAGAGTCAGGCATCGCGTTCGAAGATCCTCGCCGATTTCAAATCCGGTGAGCTCAATATACTGATTGCCACCGGCGTTGCCGCCCGCGGTATTGATATCGATGAGCTTGAGCGCGTGGTCAATTACGATTTGCCCGACGATGTCGACGAGTACATCCACCGTATCGGCCGCACCGGGCGCGCCGGCTCTTCCGGCGAAGCGATATCGCTGGTCTCCAGGGACGACTTCAAGCGTCTGTGTGCCGTGGAGCGCCGGTTGGGCAAAATCATCGACCGGGTAATCATTGAGGAATTTCCGGTCGTCAAAGACCTGCCGGCTTCAAACCTGAATTTTTCTGCCAGGAAAAACAAGCCGGCGAAACAAGCCGGGCGGGCAACGAAAGCTGCTCAACCGGCCAGTACCAAGCCCGAGGCCAAAACCCCGTGGGGATCGATAAAGAAGTAA
- a CDS encoding DUF3237 family protein translates to MATDIKKRSTLLGLAGAVGALGMTAPVAGRARELFKTPEERALKAELVLQIHVELGETEDMGMSADGHRINYPIVGGHFSGRGLQGKVIPGGADMSVERNDGVTMINALYRLKTNDGDTIIIDNAGIWRPTEVGLKKMQSGAKLLAEDYYCLTTPKFKTPAGKHNWLTQNIFVGTIDDVSDNAVLIGCYLMNQIG, encoded by the coding sequence ATGGCTACCGATATTAAAAAAAGATCGACGTTACTGGGATTGGCGGGAGCGGTTGGCGCGCTGGGTATGACTGCGCCTGTTGCAGGCCGGGCGCGGGAACTGTTCAAAACACCGGAGGAGCGGGCACTGAAGGCAGAACTGGTACTGCAAATCCATGTCGAACTCGGCGAGACCGAAGATATGGGTATGAGTGCCGATGGCCACCGTATTAATTACCCGATTGTGGGCGGGCATTTCAGTGGCCGCGGCTTGCAAGGCAAGGTCATACCCGGCGGTGCCGATATGTCGGTCGAACGCAATGATGGGGTCACCATGATCAACGCCCTGTATCGCCTGAAAACCAACGACGGCGACACCATCATCATCGACAACGCCGGCATCTGGCGTCCCACGGAAGTCGGTCTGAAAAAGATGCAGTCCGGCGCGAAGCTCCTGGCCGAGGATTACTACTGCCTGACAACCCCCAAATTCAAAACCCCAGCGGGCAAGCACAACTGGCTCACGCAAAATATCTTTGTGGGCACCATTGATGATGTCAGTGACAATGCGGTGCTGATCGGTTGTTACCTGATGAACCAGATCGGATAA
- a CDS encoding amidohydrolase encodes MGTNHMRSHRFPALYFFASTIFAVLVSGCAQRADHVLLGGEIYTMDSTQPRATALAVTDGKFSYVGDEAGVYAQIGPETEVIALEENLVLPGLIDTHTHPGILALFASTDLVAAPDPEPEALLQWLESYAEEHQEIPFIIAGYWRTADFGIEGPDRAMLDQVVSDRPVALMDDSGHSMWLNSKALALMGVSADTPDPAPGLAYYQRGANNEPTGWIKEFTFASIQERIFETADPAVFESNLENFLNYLSSKGVTSLYDGGNLGLHDKVYGVLAQLDREGRLPLRYEGTYHVHLPEQIDSAIAEIKRLRATYAGPHLQFNAVKIHFDGVHEIRTSAVLDDFEDDPGNQGGTLIEQTRLIQFIGELHREKLDLHMHVVGDRATRLALDAYEAAKQNGWDYPQLTLCHLELVDDADIPRFKELGVIANFTPHWFGDLYQGAESSLGERNTHKMRARSFIESGAKVTFSSDVVVPDELERANPFLGMQIGINRQDLAGGANAKVMQPIAERLTLTQLIEGYTINGARQLRKAAELGSITVGKNADLVILKDNIFSRDRYQIHSARISQTMLGGKFVFDDQQVTQHD; translated from the coding sequence ATGGGCACCAACCATATGCGCAGCCACCGTTTTCCGGCCCTCTATTTTTTTGCCAGCACGATATTCGCGGTATTGGTTTCCGGATGCGCACAGCGCGCTGACCATGTGCTGCTCGGCGGTGAAATATATACGATGGATTCAACACAGCCCCGCGCAACCGCCCTCGCGGTCACGGATGGCAAGTTCTCTTACGTGGGCGATGAGGCTGGTGTTTACGCTCAGATCGGCCCTGAAACGGAAGTCATTGCTCTGGAAGAAAACCTGGTATTGCCCGGGTTAATCGACACGCACACCCACCCGGGCATCCTCGCCCTGTTTGCCTCGACGGATCTCGTCGCTGCCCCCGATCCGGAACCGGAAGCGCTCCTGCAATGGCTCGAATCCTATGCGGAAGAGCATCAAGAAATACCGTTTATTATTGCCGGCTACTGGCGCACCGCGGATTTCGGGATCGAGGGGCCAGACAGGGCCATGCTCGACCAGGTGGTGAGTGATCGACCCGTCGCACTGATGGACGACTCCGGACACAGCATGTGGTTAAACAGCAAAGCACTGGCGCTCATGGGTGTGTCCGCCGATACCCCAGACCCGGCGCCCGGGCTCGCCTACTACCAGCGCGGAGCAAACAACGAACCCACCGGCTGGATCAAGGAATTCACCTTTGCATCGATTCAGGAGCGAATTTTTGAAACCGCCGATCCGGCGGTGTTCGAGTCCAATCTGGAAAATTTTCTGAACTACCTGTCCAGCAAGGGCGTTACCAGCCTGTACGACGGCGGCAATCTCGGCTTGCACGATAAGGTCTACGGGGTGCTGGCACAACTGGATCGCGAAGGCCGCTTGCCCCTGCGCTATGAGGGCACCTACCACGTTCACCTGCCGGAACAGATTGACAGCGCCATTGCAGAAATAAAACGCCTGCGCGCGACTTACGCCGGACCGCACCTGCAGTTCAATGCGGTAAAAATCCATTTCGATGGGGTACACGAAATCCGCACCTCCGCCGTGCTCGACGACTTCGAAGACGACCCGGGTAACCAGGGTGGCACCCTGATTGAACAGACGCGCCTGATCCAATTTATCGGCGAGTTGCACCGGGAAAAGCTGGACCTGCACATGCACGTGGTGGGTGACAGGGCCACGCGACTGGCCCTGGATGCCTACGAGGCTGCGAAACAAAACGGCTGGGATTATCCGCAACTGACACTCTGCCATCTGGAACTGGTGGACGATGCGGATATTCCCCGATTCAAGGAGCTCGGCGTCATCGCCAACTTTACCCCACACTGGTTCGGGGATCTTTACCAGGGTGCCGAGTCCAGCCTTGGGGAGCGCAATACCCACAAGATGCGCGCCCGATCGTTTATCGAGTCCGGAGCCAAGGTGACCTTCTCCAGCGATGTGGTAGTACCGGACGAACTCGAACGTGCGAATCCTTTTCTCGGTATGCAGATTGGCATCAACCGGCAGGATTTAGCGGGCGGCGCGAATGCGAAGGTTATGCAGCCAATAGCGGAACGCCTGACACTGACGCAGCTCATCGAGGGATATACGATCAACGGCGCCCGCCAGCTGAGAAAGGCCGCCGAGCTGGGTTCCATTACCGTCGGCAAAAACGCGGACCTCGTTATTCTCAAAGACAATATTTTTTCCCGCGACCGCTATCAGATTCATAGCGCAAGAATTTCCCAAACCATGTTGGGCGGAAAATTTGTTTTCGACGACCAGCAGGTAACACAACACGATTAA
- a CDS encoding TonB-dependent receptor, which yields MKNHQLLLATLLGSASSCVLAQASTPEPETKTRSITAVEEIVVTAQRREESLEDLPMSATALSGDMLKNQGVATLKDLQTASPSLSITNTGPTLSVNIRGIGIATNTPNITAGVATYVDGLFQPPIVQSSSFYDIQSVEVLRGPQGTFVGNNSTGGAIFINSKSPDLETIGGYAETSVGNFNNLGFEGAVNVPVSETLAVRLAGFKRDRDSFYKDTGPYDNDAGKLQEYSGRLGVLWAPENFELLFKAQTNKRDTGGYTAAPIAGTTYGDFRTGDAFTLAFDEDVSYEDRGDMYSLKLDYTLANGIVLRSLSGYQDKEINNVSDLDGSSAPVMANGDIVEDYFANEKQRSQEINIISPTDGKFDWVLGGYYQETDIDIMIVDVQAGFPTDIPGGNARTVTGLFAQGNYEFLPSWEVQAGLRHSTYEVTGWGGIYVGRGIPDFPPGGLQVGDLSGNYEDDRVTGKLALNHYLDHGLLYAQVSTGYKPGGFNSTTSTFDAEDVTSYELGWKFSALEDRVRTQLTAFYNDYRDFQFAALEPSTGVEGSENIADMTIQGIEAQVQARLGNWMFSGNLGYTDSDLPGQTFVNARALPGSALGPQCPAGVPSMPPICFDYTPFTESTAGGEALYAPEWTYNLSISYEFDLSGGLYLTPRVNYSHVGKQYTYLAYSPESDVLESRDLLNASLALVSEQWQLEAYGSNLTDEEYVSGQFGITEFYGAPRQYGLRLSASF from the coding sequence GTGAAAAACCACCAGCTATTACTGGCCACACTATTGGGTTCCGCCAGCAGTTGTGTACTCGCCCAGGCCAGTACACCCGAGCCGGAAACCAAAACCCGATCCATTACCGCTGTCGAAGAAATTGTGGTGACCGCCCAGCGCCGGGAAGAGAGCCTGGAAGATCTGCCGATGTCGGCGACGGCACTGAGTGGCGACATGCTGAAAAACCAGGGCGTCGCCACACTCAAGGATTTGCAGACAGCGTCACCTTCACTCTCCATTACCAATACGGGGCCGACCCTCAGCGTGAACATCCGCGGTATCGGGATCGCGACCAACACCCCGAATATTACTGCCGGGGTGGCCACCTATGTGGACGGCCTGTTCCAACCACCCATCGTGCAGTCCAGCAGTTTTTACGACATCCAATCGGTGGAAGTACTACGCGGACCGCAGGGAACCTTCGTGGGAAACAATTCCACCGGTGGTGCAATCTTTATCAATTCAAAATCACCGGACCTGGAGACCATCGGCGGTTACGCGGAAACCTCCGTCGGCAACTTCAATAACCTCGGTTTTGAAGGCGCGGTCAATGTGCCCGTTTCCGAAACCCTCGCCGTCCGGCTTGCGGGTTTCAAGAGGGACCGTGACAGTTTCTATAAGGATACCGGCCCCTACGACAACGACGCCGGCAAACTGCAAGAGTACAGCGGGCGCCTCGGTGTACTCTGGGCCCCGGAAAATTTCGAACTGCTGTTCAAGGCACAGACCAACAAACGGGATACCGGCGGCTATACCGCAGCACCAATCGCCGGAACGACCTACGGCGATTTCCGCACGGGAGATGCCTTTACCCTGGCATTTGACGAGGACGTGTCCTACGAAGATCGCGGCGACATGTACAGCCTGAAACTGGATTACACGCTGGCAAACGGCATTGTGCTGCGTTCGCTCTCGGGTTATCAGGACAAGGAAATCAACAATGTCTCCGACCTCGATGGCTCTTCGGCGCCGGTGATGGCCAATGGCGATATTGTGGAAGACTATTTCGCCAACGAAAAACAGCGCAGTCAGGAAATCAATATCATCTCGCCGACAGACGGCAAGTTTGACTGGGTGCTGGGCGGTTACTATCAGGAAACCGATATCGACATCATGATTGTCGATGTCCAGGCCGGCTTCCCCACCGATATTCCCGGCGGGAATGCACGCACCGTGACCGGCTTGTTTGCCCAGGGTAACTATGAGTTCCTGCCATCCTGGGAAGTGCAGGCCGGCTTGCGTCACTCCACCTACGAGGTCACCGGCTGGGGTGGTATCTATGTGGGACGCGGCATCCCCGATTTCCCACCGGGCGGCCTGCAGGTGGGCGACCTGTCCGGTAATTATGAGGATGATCGTGTTACCGGCAAGCTGGCCTTGAATCACTATCTGGACCACGGCCTGCTCTACGCCCAGGTCTCGACCGGTTACAAACCCGGCGGCTTCAATTCCACCACGTCCACCTTTGACGCAGAAGATGTCACCAGCTACGAGCTGGGGTGGAAATTCAGTGCCCTCGAAGATCGTGTACGCACACAGCTGACGGCCTTCTACAACGACTATCGTGATTTCCAGTTCGCTGCACTGGAACCCTCTACCGGTGTGGAAGGTTCGGAAAACATCGCGGACATGACCATTCAGGGGATCGAGGCGCAGGTACAGGCACGCCTGGGTAACTGGATGTTCAGCGGCAACCTGGGTTACACCGATTCGGATCTTCCCGGGCAGACCTTTGTCAATGCCCGCGCCCTGCCCGGCAGTGCGCTGGGCCCGCAATGCCCCGCGGGTGTGCCATCAATGCCGCCCATCTGCTTCGACTATACGCCGTTTACGGAATCCACCGCCGGTGGCGAGGCGCTCTATGCGCCGGAGTGGACGTATAACCTCTCGATCAGTTACGAGTTCGATTTGTCCGGCGGACTCTACCTGACACCGCGAGTCAATTACTCCCATGTGGGCAAACAGTACACCTACCTCGCCTACTCTCCCGAGTCCGATGTGCTGGAAAGCCGCGACCTGCTCAATGCCTCCCTTGCCCTGGTCAGCGAACAGTGGCAGCTGGAAGCCTACGGCAGCAACCTGACCGACGAAGAGTATGTATCCGGCCAATTCGGCATTACCGAGTTTTACGGTGCGCCGCGCCAGTATGGATTGCGCCTGAGCGCTTCCTTCTGA
- a CDS encoding serine hydrolase domain-containing protein: protein MTKKPTRQFFANVAGILSIGLMPTLVHAKVTLEPLVAQVGPESDVSVAIQNARWHMNDGDINVLTFRSMDTLFTTRKVARSGNPFALPREDRTLDFSYRFEGKTYTPDEFLDRTYTNAMLVMKDGKIVYENYLNNSKPDTHFMGWSMTKSLTSLLVGCALEEGRIRSLDDDITDYLPELKKGAYQGVSIRQVLQMRSGVDYEESYEFDSPGIAARNHIQALVKNVVRFADVARDIKRAHAPGEVFQYKTIDTAVLGLLLERVSGGSNLASYMASRLWEPLGAEFDGFFIMDGEPGIGREFSGAGFNAAMRDYARVGLMMLNQGKLNGKQIIPADWIKESTKPAGPEEGPIDYGYQWWTVSKTPAYSAIGLQGQFIFVDPSTNTVIVKLSYFPPNDKDEAAMRESFSFFEAASKWQPE, encoded by the coding sequence ATGACAAAAAAACCAACCAGACAATTTTTCGCCAATGTTGCCGGTATTCTATCCATCGGCCTGATGCCGACATTGGTACACGCCAAAGTGACCCTGGAGCCTTTGGTGGCACAGGTTGGGCCCGAGTCGGACGTGTCGGTGGCGATCCAGAATGCCCGCTGGCACATGAACGATGGCGACATCAATGTGCTGACCTTCCGCAGCATGGATACCCTGTTCACCACCCGTAAGGTCGCCCGCTCCGGCAACCCGTTCGCACTGCCCCGCGAGGACCGCACCCTCGACTTCAGCTACCGCTTTGAGGGCAAGACTTACACCCCGGACGAGTTCCTCGATCGCACCTACACCAACGCCATGCTGGTGATGAAGGACGGCAAGATCGTCTACGAGAACTACCTCAATAACAGCAAACCGGATACCCACTTTATGGGCTGGTCCATGACCAAGTCCCTGACCTCGCTGCTGGTGGGCTGCGCCCTGGAAGAAGGGCGCATCCGCTCCCTCGACGACGACATCACCGACTACCTGCCAGAGCTGAAAAAAGGTGCTTACCAGGGGGTTTCCATCCGTCAGGTACTGCAGATGCGGTCCGGTGTGGATTACGAGGAGAGCTATGAGTTTGACAGCCCGGGAATCGCCGCACGCAATCATATCCAGGCACTGGTGAAAAACGTGGTGCGCTTTGCGGACGTGGCGCGGGATATCAAACGCGCACACGCGCCGGGGGAAGTGTTCCAGTACAAGACCATCGATACCGCGGTACTCGGCCTGCTGCTGGAGCGGGTGAGCGGCGGCAGCAACCTGGCTTCCTATATGGCCAGCCGCCTGTGGGAACCACTGGGGGCTGAATTCGATGGCTTTTTCATTATGGATGGCGAGCCGGGTATCGGGCGCGAGTTCAGCGGCGCCGGGTTCAATGCGGCAATGCGGGATTATGCCCGCGTGGGGCTGATGATGCTGAATCAAGGCAAATTGAACGGTAAGCAGATCATTCCCGCCGACTGGATCAAGGAATCGACCAAGCCCGCCGGCCCGGAAGAAGGCCCGATCGATTACGGCTACCAGTGGTGGACTGTGTCCAAAACTCCCGCCTATTCCGCCATCGGCCTGCAGGGCCAGTTTATTTTCGTCGACCCGTCCACCAACACGGTGATCGTCAAACTCAGCTATTTCCCGCCGAACGACAAGGACGAAGCTGCGATGCGGGAAAGCTTCAGTTTCTTCGAGGCCGCGTCCAAGTGGCAGCCTGAATAA
- a CDS encoding helix-turn-helix transcriptional regulator codes for MHPEFLQQMLPTFYKSAEQPGNWCQALDLIKNEMQLGSVVVQMLKRDGNRLNQQWVVRDSTSTEHAEAHDCLVNNADNPRLDLSHARMPMAESIVIRNECRSTAQVPSFKALRERMQMLGLGRPAILGVQLGEDRNLCMILHRRYDDTREFSEDQERFLHLLTPHLKQTVSLAEKIGRLEARTEFLSQSLDQFNTGVVVLDRQGGLHWSNHCARQIIQRSRHLSLSGKKLRCAANGDQRLFAELIDRAGRERGSRFVGSIGAAWDAPLQLLALPMPAADSAAAPYVALYLSESEVKLNLQAVDIVQLFGLTPAEAKLAIALCEGDSVTEYAAKLGVAVGTVRVQLKSIFSKLGVHRQPELVRIIGSSISAKTLHSLN; via the coding sequence ATGCACCCTGAATTCCTGCAACAAATGCTGCCCACCTTCTACAAGTCTGCGGAACAGCCGGGCAACTGGTGCCAGGCGCTGGATCTGATCAAGAACGAAATGCAGCTGGGCAGTGTGGTGGTGCAGATGCTCAAGCGCGATGGCAACCGCCTTAACCAGCAGTGGGTTGTGCGGGATTCCACGTCCACCGAACATGCAGAAGCCCATGACTGCTTAGTAAACAATGCAGACAATCCGCGCCTCGATCTCAGCCATGCAAGGATGCCGATGGCAGAAAGTATCGTTATTCGCAATGAGTGCCGCTCCACTGCGCAGGTTCCCAGTTTCAAGGCACTGCGCGAACGGATGCAGATGCTCGGCCTCGGGCGCCCGGCGATTCTGGGCGTGCAGCTGGGGGAGGACCGCAACCTGTGCATGATTTTGCACCGGCGCTACGACGACACCCGCGAGTTCAGCGAGGATCAGGAGCGTTTCCTGCACCTGCTCACGCCCCACCTGAAGCAGACGGTCTCTCTCGCAGAAAAAATCGGCCGGCTGGAAGCACGCACAGAATTTCTTTCCCAATCCCTGGACCAATTCAATACCGGGGTTGTAGTGCTCGATCGCCAGGGTGGCCTGCACTGGAGCAACCACTGCGCGCGCCAGATTATCCAGCGCTCTCGCCATCTGTCTCTTTCTGGGAAGAAACTGCGCTGCGCGGCCAACGGTGACCAGCGCCTGTTTGCCGAACTGATCGATCGCGCGGGCCGCGAGCGCGGCTCCCGGTTTGTGGGTTCCATTGGCGCGGCCTGGGATGCGCCGTTGCAGTTACTGGCGCTACCCATGCCTGCGGCAGATTCTGCGGCTGCGCCCTATGTCGCACTGTACCTGTCCGAGAGCGAGGTCAAACTGAACCTGCAGGCGGTGGACATTGTGCAGCTGTTCGGCCTCACGCCCGCCGAGGCGAAGCTTGCGATCGCGCTCTGTGAAGGTGACTCCGTCACCGAATATGCGGCGAAACTGGGAGTCGCGGTGGGTACTGTCCGTGTGCAGCTGAAGAGTATCTTTTCCAAGCTGGGGGTTCACCGGCAGCCCGAGCTGGTGCGCATTATCGGTTCATCCATCTCTGCCAAGACCCTGCACAGCCTCAACTGA